Proteins found in one Muntiacus reevesi chromosome 2, mMunRee1.1, whole genome shotgun sequence genomic segment:
- the STX16 gene encoding syntaxin-16 isoform X3 produces MALVSGISLDPEAAIGVTKRSPPKWVDGVDEIQYDVGRIKQKMKELASLHDQHLNRPTLDDSSEQEHAIEITTQEITQLFHRCQRAVQALPSRARRACSEQEERLLRNVVASLAQALQELSTSFRHAQSGYLRRMKNREERSQHFFATSVPLMDDGEDNTLYDRGFTDEQLVLVEQNTLLVEEREREIRQIVQSISDLNEIFRDLGAMIVEQGTVLDRIDYNVEQSCIKTEDGLKQLHKAEQYQKKNRKMLVILILLVVIIVLIVVLVGVKSH; encoded by the exons ATGGCTCTGGTGTCAGGCATTAGCTTGGACCCAGAAGCCGCAATTGGTGTGACAAAGCGGTCCCCTCCTAAATGGGTGGATGGAGTGGATGAA ATACAGTATGATGTTGGGCGGATTAAACAGAAGATGAAGGAGTTAGCCAGCCTTCATGACCAGCACTTAAATCGACCTACCCTGGATGACAGCAGTGAGCAGGAGCATGCCATCGAGATAACCACACAGGAGATCACGCAG CTCTTCCATAGGTGTCAGCGTGCGGTGCAGGCGCTGCCCAGCCGGGCCCGCCGGGCCTGCTCAGAGCAGGAGGAGCGGCTCCTCCGAAACGTGGTGGCCTCGCTGGCCCAGGCCCTGCAGGAGCTGTCCACCAGCTTCCGGCACGCACAGTCCGGCTACCTCCGAC GCATGAAGAATCGAGAGGAAAGATCCCAGCATTTTTTTGCTACATCAGTACCGCTGATGGACGATGGCGAGGATAATACTCTGTATGACCGG GGTTTCACAGACGAGCAGCTAGTGCTGGTGGAGCAGAACACGCTGCTGGTGGAGGAGCGGGAGCGGGAGATCCGCCAGATCGTGCAGTCCATCTCCGACCTGAATGAGATATTCAGGGACCTGGGAGCCATGATCGTAGAACAG GGTACCGTCCTTGATAGAATCGACTATAATGTTGAGCAGTCCTGTATCAAAACTGAAGACGGCTTGAAACAGCTCCACAAG GCAGAGCAGTATCAAAAGAAGAATCGGAAGATGCTTGTGATTTTAATATTACTTGTCGTCATCATTGTCCTCATTGTTGTCCTCGTCGGCGTGAAGTCTCACTGA
- the STX16 gene encoding syntaxin-16 isoform X1 — translation MATRRLTDAFLLLRNNSIQNRQLLAEQVSSHTTSSPLHSRSIAALADDRMALVSGISLDPEAAIGVTKRSPPKWVDGVDEIQYDVGRIKQKMKELASLHDQHLNRPTLDDSSEQEHAIEITTQEITQLFHRCQRAVQALPSRARRACSEQEERLLRNVVASLAQALQELSTSFRHAQSGYLRRMKNREERSQHFFATSVPLMDDGEDNTLYDRGFTDEQLVLVEQNTLLVEEREREIRQIVQSISDLNEIFRDLGAMIVEQGTVLDRIDYNVEQSCIKTEDGLKQLHKAEQYQKKNRKMLVILILLVVIIVLIVVLVGVKSH, via the exons ATGGCTACGAGGCGTTTAACCGACGCTTTCTTGTTGTTGCGGAATAATTCCATCCAAAACCGGCAGCTGTTAGCCGAGCAAGTGAGTAGTCACACCACCTCCAGCCCTCTGCATTCACGTAGCATTGCTGCG cTCGCTGATGATCGCATGGCTCTGGTGTCAGGCATTAGCTTGGACCCAGAAGCCGCAATTGGTGTGACAAAGCGGTCCCCTCCTAAATGGGTGGATGGAGTGGATGAA ATACAGTATGATGTTGGGCGGATTAAACAGAAGATGAAGGAGTTAGCCAGCCTTCATGACCAGCACTTAAATCGACCTACCCTGGATGACAGCAGTGAGCAGGAGCATGCCATCGAGATAACCACACAGGAGATCACGCAG CTCTTCCATAGGTGTCAGCGTGCGGTGCAGGCGCTGCCCAGCCGGGCCCGCCGGGCCTGCTCAGAGCAGGAGGAGCGGCTCCTCCGAAACGTGGTGGCCTCGCTGGCCCAGGCCCTGCAGGAGCTGTCCACCAGCTTCCGGCACGCACAGTCCGGCTACCTCCGAC GCATGAAGAATCGAGAGGAAAGATCCCAGCATTTTTTTGCTACATCAGTACCGCTGATGGACGATGGCGAGGATAATACTCTGTATGACCGG GGTTTCACAGACGAGCAGCTAGTGCTGGTGGAGCAGAACACGCTGCTGGTGGAGGAGCGGGAGCGGGAGATCCGCCAGATCGTGCAGTCCATCTCCGACCTGAATGAGATATTCAGGGACCTGGGAGCCATGATCGTAGAACAG GGTACCGTCCTTGATAGAATCGACTATAATGTTGAGCAGTCCTGTATCAAAACTGAAGACGGCTTGAAACAGCTCCACAAG GCAGAGCAGTATCAAAAGAAGAATCGGAAGATGCTTGTGATTTTAATATTACTTGTCGTCATCATTGTCCTCATTGTTGTCCTCGTCGGCGTGAAGTCTCACTGA
- the STX16 gene encoding syntaxin-16 isoform X2, with translation MATRRLTDAFLLLRNNSIQNRQLLAEQLADDRMALVSGISLDPEAAIGVTKRSPPKWVDGVDEIQYDVGRIKQKMKELASLHDQHLNRPTLDDSSEQEHAIEITTQEITQLFHRCQRAVQALPSRARRACSEQEERLLRNVVASLAQALQELSTSFRHAQSGYLRRMKNREERSQHFFATSVPLMDDGEDNTLYDRGFTDEQLVLVEQNTLLVEEREREIRQIVQSISDLNEIFRDLGAMIVEQGTVLDRIDYNVEQSCIKTEDGLKQLHKAEQYQKKNRKMLVILILLVVIIVLIVVLVGVKSH, from the exons ATGGCTACGAGGCGTTTAACCGACGCTTTCTTGTTGTTGCGGAATAATTCCATCCAAAACCGGCAGCTGTTAGCCGAGCAA cTCGCTGATGATCGCATGGCTCTGGTGTCAGGCATTAGCTTGGACCCAGAAGCCGCAATTGGTGTGACAAAGCGGTCCCCTCCTAAATGGGTGGATGGAGTGGATGAA ATACAGTATGATGTTGGGCGGATTAAACAGAAGATGAAGGAGTTAGCCAGCCTTCATGACCAGCACTTAAATCGACCTACCCTGGATGACAGCAGTGAGCAGGAGCATGCCATCGAGATAACCACACAGGAGATCACGCAG CTCTTCCATAGGTGTCAGCGTGCGGTGCAGGCGCTGCCCAGCCGGGCCCGCCGGGCCTGCTCAGAGCAGGAGGAGCGGCTCCTCCGAAACGTGGTGGCCTCGCTGGCCCAGGCCCTGCAGGAGCTGTCCACCAGCTTCCGGCACGCACAGTCCGGCTACCTCCGAC GCATGAAGAATCGAGAGGAAAGATCCCAGCATTTTTTTGCTACATCAGTACCGCTGATGGACGATGGCGAGGATAATACTCTGTATGACCGG GGTTTCACAGACGAGCAGCTAGTGCTGGTGGAGCAGAACACGCTGCTGGTGGAGGAGCGGGAGCGGGAGATCCGCCAGATCGTGCAGTCCATCTCCGACCTGAATGAGATATTCAGGGACCTGGGAGCCATGATCGTAGAACAG GGTACCGTCCTTGATAGAATCGACTATAATGTTGAGCAGTCCTGTATCAAAACTGAAGACGGCTTGAAACAGCTCCACAAG GCAGAGCAGTATCAAAAGAAGAATCGGAAGATGCTTGTGATTTTAATATTACTTGTCGTCATCATTGTCCTCATTGTTGTCCTCGTCGGCGTGAAGTCTCACTGA